In Subdoligranulum variabile, the genomic stretch GGGTGTTTCGGCCGGTGTGGTCGGCCTGGTCATGACCATTGCGCGCATCGTGGATGCCTTCACCGATGTGACCATGGGCCGTATCTGTGACCGCAGCCGCACCACGGACCACGGCAAGTTCAAGCCCTGGCTGCTTCGCATGTGCGGCCCGGTGGCCATTGCCTCCTTCCTGATCTACCAGAGCGGCCTGGCGGGACTGCCCATGGGGGCCAAGATCGCCTACCTGTTCGTGACCTACATCCTGTGGGGATCGGTCTTCTATACGGCCATCAACATTCCCTACGGGTCCATGGCCTCCGCCATCTCGGAGGACCCCGATGACCGGCAGTCCCTGTCCACCTTCCGCACCATGGGCGGCACGCTGGCCGGTGTGATCATCGGCGTGGGCCTGCCCCTCATCGCCTACCAGAAGGTGGACGGTGTGGAGACCCTCATCGGTTCCCGGGTCACCCTGGCGGCCGGTGTATTCTCGGTGCTGGCTGTGGCCTGCTACCTTTTGTGCTATAATCTGGTTACCGAGCGTGTCCGCGTGGAGGCACCCGACCGCAAACAGGAGTCGGTACTCCAGATGCTCAAGAGCGCCGTACACAACCGGGCCCTTATCTCCATCATCGCGGCGTCCATCGTCATGCTGCTGGCCCAGCTCACCATGCAGGGCATGAGCGGCTACGTCTACCCCGACTACTACAACAACGCGGCTGCCCAGTCCGCCTCCACCCTCACCATGATGGTGGGCATGATGCTGGCCGCCGGTGCGGTCAAGCCGCTGGCCAAGCGGTTCGGCAAGTGCGAAATCAGCGTAGCGGCCAGCGTCTTTGCCGTGGTGGTCAACGTCATCCTTTTCTTTGTACGTCCCCAGAACGTCTGGGTCTATGTGGGCTTCCAGTTCCTCTGCTGGCTGGGCCTGGGGATGTTCTCCATGGTCTGCTGGGCGCTCATCACCGACGTCATCGACTACTCGGAACTCAAGACCGGCCGTCGGGAGGACGGCACCGTCTACGCGCTGTATTCCTTTGCCCGCAAGCTGGGCCAGGCCGCTTCCGCCGGTCTGACCGGTCTGCTGCTGGAACTCATCGGCTACTCGGCCGCCACCCGCACCGATCCCGTGGTGCAGGAAGGACTGTTCAATATCTCGGTGCTGGTGCCGGCGCTGGGATTTGCCCTGCTGGCCGCCATCCTGTGGTTCTGGTATCCGCTGCATAAAAAGCAGGTGGAGGAGAACGTGCAGGCCCTGAAAGAAAAGCATGCCGCCGAAGCATAATCCACAAGGAGGTACTTCTGTATGAGAACTGTCTGCAACATCAACCACAAATGGGCTTTCCGCAAGGGCGCCCCGCTGCCCGAAACCTTCCCCGCCGACTGGGACCTGGTCAATCTGCCCCACAGCTGGAACAACATTGACGGCCAGGACGGCGGCAATGACTACTGGCGCGGCACCGCCGTCTATGTGCGGACGCTGGAGCGCGCCGACCTGCCCGAAGCCGGGGCTTATTTCCTGGAGATCAATGGCGCCAACTCCTCGGCGGATGTCTACCTGAACGGCGAGAAGCTGGCCCACCATGACGGCGGTTACTCCACCTGGCGGGTGGAGCTCACCGGCAAGCTGCAGGAGGAAAACCTGCTGGTCATCACGGTGGACAACGCCCCCAACGACCGGGTCTATCCCCAGTCGGCGGACTTCACCTTCTACGGCGGCCTCTACCGGGATGTGAACATCCTCTGCGTGCCCGCCACCCATTTTGAGCTGTCCTACTACGGCGGCTGCGGCCTGCACCTGACCCCCGATGTCAGCGGCAAGGTGACGGTGGAGCGCTGGCTCGCCGGTCCTGCCGACGGCACCACCGTGCGGTATACCATCTGCGATGCCGCCGGCAACGTGGCTGCCCAGACCACCACCGCCGCCGACAAGACCGAACTGCAGGTGGCCCAGGTCCATCTGTGGCATGGCCGCAAGGACCCCTACCTCTACACCCTCACCGCCGAGCTGCTCCGGGACGGCACGGTGCTGGACAGCGTCAGCCGCCGGTTCGGTTTCCGCAGCTACAGAATCGACCCCGACAAGGGCTTCTTCCTCAACGGCGAAAGCTATCCGCTGCACGGTGTTTCCCGCCACCAGGATGGCTGGCAGAAGGGCAACGCCATCAGCAAGGAAGACCACATCCGGGATATGGACCTGATCTGCGAGGTGGGCGCCAACACCATCCGTCTGGCCCACTACCAGCACGACCAGTTCTTCTATGACCTGTGCGACGAGCGCGGCTTGGTGGTCTGGGCCGAGATCCCCTATATCTCCCAGCATATGCCCACCGGCCGGGCGAACACCCTGAGCCAGATGCGGGAACTCATCGTGCAGAACCATCATCATGCGTCCATCGTGGTCTGGGGCCTGAGCAACGAGATCACCATGAAAGGGGACAGCGACCCTGACCTGCTGGACAACCACCATGAGCTCAACGACCTGTGCCACACCATGGATCCCACCCGCCCCACCGTCATGGCGGTGGTGAGCATGTGCCCCACCGACAGCCCCTACCTGGAGATCCCCGATGCCATCTCCTACAACCACTATTTCGGCTGGTACGGCGGCGACACCGCCATGAACGGCCCCTGGTTCGACAAGTTCCATGCCGAGCATCCCACCCTGCCCATCGGCTGCAGCGAGTACGGCTGCGAGGCTCTGAACTGGCATTCCGACACCCCGCAGCAGGGGGACTACACCGAGGAATACCAGGCCTACTACCACGAGGAGCTCATCAAGCAGCTTTTCAGCCGGCCCTATATCTGGGCCACCCACGTGTGGAATATGTTTGACTTCGGCGCCGACGCCCGCAACGAGGGCGGCGAGAACGGCCAGAACCACAAGGGCCTGGTGACCATCGACCGCCAGTACAAAAAGGATGCCTTCTACGCCTACAAGGCCTGGCTATCCGATGAGCCTTTTGTCCACCTGTGCGGCAAGCGGTTCGTGAATCATACCGGCGACACGGTGCGCATCACCGTCTACTCCAACCAGCCCGAGGTGGAACTGTTTGCCAACGGGATCTCCCTGGGCGTGCAGCGGGCGGAGGACCACTTCTTCCGCTTCACGGTGCCCAACCAGGGCGTGACCCGGCTGGAGGCTGTGGCCGGTGCCTGCCGTGACAGCGGCACCATCTGCCATGTGGATACCCCCGACGAAAGCTATCGCCTGCGGGAGCGCGGCGCCATCCTCAACTGGTTTGACGTCACCGAAAAGGAGGGCTTCTACTCGCTGAACGACAAGATCAGCGACATCATGAAAGCCCCCGAGGGCAAACAGGTCATTCTCGATCTGCTGTCCACGGTGGGTATGGGCGGAAACGGGGAACCCGATGAGAATTTCGCCCGGATGATCGGCGGCTTCACGGTGCTGCGGCTCTCCGGCCTGGTGGGCACCCTGGGTGAGAACAAGCTGACCAAGGAAACGCTGCTCTCGCTGAACGCCCGGCTGAACACCATCGCCCGCATCTGACATTTTCCTTCCTTTTGGGAATCTTCTCTTCCATCCAACAGCAGGGCGCCCTCCGCCAATGGCGGAGGGCGCCCTGCCGTTATTATGACGATCAGCTCTGGCCGGGCACCTTGGGTAGCCGGGCAAAGCTGGCTTCCAGCTCGGCGTTGGTGGGAATGGTGTCGGTCATCGTGCCGTCGTGGAACTTCTCGTAGGCTACCATGTCGAAGTAGCCGGTGCCGGTCAGGCCGAAGAGGATGGTCTTCTCCTCGCCGGTCTCCTTGCAGCGCAGCGCCTCGTCGATGGCCACCCGGATGGCGTGGCTGCTCTCCGGCGCAGGCAGGATGCCCTCCACCCGGGCGAACTGCTCGGCGGCCTCAAAGACCTTGGTCTGTTCCACCGCCACGGCCTCCATCAGACCGTCGTGGTAGAGCTGGGCCAGCACGGGACTCATACCGTGGTAGCGCAGGCCGCCCGCGTGGTTGGCCGAGGGGATGAAGTTGCTGCCCAGGGTGTACATCTTGGCCAGGGGACAGACCATGCCGGTGTCGCAGAAGTCGTAGGCGAATCTGCCCCGGGTGAAGCTGGGGCAGGAGGCCGGTTCCACGGCGATGAAGCGGTAGTCCGCCTCGCCCCGGAGCTTCTGGCCCATGAACGGCGAGATCAGCCCGCCCAGGTTGCTGCCGCCGCCGGCGCAGCCGATGATGATGTCCGGCTTGACGCCGTATTTGTCCAGGGCAGTCTTGGTCTCCACGCCGATGATGCTCTGGTGCAGCAGCACCTGGTTGAGCACGCTGCCCAGCACATACCGGTAGCCCGGGGTGGTGGTGGCCACCTCCACCGCCTCGCTGATGGCGCAGCCCAGAGAGCCGGTGGTGCCGGGATGTTCGGCCAGGATGCGGCGGCCCACCTCGGTCTCCGGGGAGGGGGAGGGCGTCACCGAGGCGCCGTACACCCGCATGACCTCCCGGCGGAAGGGTTTCTGCTCGTAGGAGCACTTTACCATATAGACCTTGCAGTCCAGACCCAGATAGGCGCAGGCCATGGACAGCGCGGTGCCCCACTGACCGGCACCGGTCTCGGTGGTGACGCCTTTCAGCCTCTGCTGCTTGGCGTAGTAGGCCTGGGCGATGGCGCTGTTCAGCTTGTGGCTGCCCGAGGTATTGTTGCCCTCGAACTTGTAGTAGATTTTTGCCGGGGTGCCCAGCTTTTTCTCCAGGCAGTAAGCCCGCACCAGCGGCGCAGGGCGGTACATCTTGTAGAAGTCCCGGATCTCCTCGGGAATGGGGATCTCCCGGGTGTCGTTGTCCAGTTCCTGGCGGATCAGCTCGTCGCAGAACACCGGGCGCAGGTCGTCGTAGCCCATGGGCTGGCCGGTGCCGGGGTTCAGCAGCGGCGCGGGTTTCGTCTTCATGTCGGCCCGGACATTGTACCAGGTGCGCGGCAGTTCCTCTTCGGACAGGTAGATCTTGTAGGGGATTTTCTCGGTGCTCATACAACAGGCTCCTTTCTGTGTGCCGCGCGGGACAAAA encodes the following:
- a CDS encoding MFS transporter — translated: MNRSATARPFGLRDKVGYLFGDFGNDFTFIFSTMMLMKFYTDVMGVSAGVVGLVMTIARIVDAFTDVTMGRICDRSRTTDHGKFKPWLLRMCGPVAIASFLIYQSGLAGLPMGAKIAYLFVTYILWGSVFYTAINIPYGSMASAISEDPDDRQSLSTFRTMGGTLAGVIIGVGLPLIAYQKVDGVETLIGSRVTLAAGVFSVLAVACYLLCYNLVTERVRVEAPDRKQESVLQMLKSAVHNRALISIIAASIVMLLAQLTMQGMSGYVYPDYYNNAAAQSASTLTMMVGMMLAAGAVKPLAKRFGKCEISVAASVFAVVVNVILFFVRPQNVWVYVGFQFLCWLGLGMFSMVCWALITDVIDYSELKTGRREDGTVYALYSFARKLGQAASAGLTGLLLELIGYSAATRTDPVVQEGLFNISVLVPALGFALLAAILWFWYPLHKKQVEENVQALKEKHAAEA
- a CDS encoding glycoside hydrolase family 2 protein, whose translation is MRTVCNINHKWAFRKGAPLPETFPADWDLVNLPHSWNNIDGQDGGNDYWRGTAVYVRTLERADLPEAGAYFLEINGANSSADVYLNGEKLAHHDGGYSTWRVELTGKLQEENLLVITVDNAPNDRVYPQSADFTFYGGLYRDVNILCVPATHFELSYYGGCGLHLTPDVSGKVTVERWLAGPADGTTVRYTICDAAGNVAAQTTTAADKTELQVAQVHLWHGRKDPYLYTLTAELLRDGTVLDSVSRRFGFRSYRIDPDKGFFLNGESYPLHGVSRHQDGWQKGNAISKEDHIRDMDLICEVGANTIRLAHYQHDQFFYDLCDERGLVVWAEIPYISQHMPTGRANTLSQMRELIVQNHHHASIVVWGLSNEITMKGDSDPDLLDNHHELNDLCHTMDPTRPTVMAVVSMCPTDSPYLEIPDAISYNHYFGWYGGDTAMNGPWFDKFHAEHPTLPIGCSEYGCEALNWHSDTPQQGDYTEEYQAYYHEELIKQLFSRPYIWATHVWNMFDFGADARNEGGENGQNHKGLVTIDRQYKKDAFYAYKAWLSDEPFVHLCGKRFVNHTGDTVRITVYSNQPEVELFANGISLGVQRAEDHFFRFTVPNQGVTRLEAVAGACRDSGTICHVDTPDESYRLRERGAILNWFDVTEKEGFYSLNDKISDIMKAPEGKQVILDLLSTVGMGGNGEPDENFARMIGGFTVLRLSGLVGTLGENKLTKETLLSLNARLNTIARI
- a CDS encoding TrpB-like pyridoxal phosphate-dependent enzyme — translated: MSTEKIPYKIYLSEEELPRTWYNVRADMKTKPAPLLNPGTGQPMGYDDLRPVFCDELIRQELDNDTREIPIPEEIRDFYKMYRPAPLVRAYCLEKKLGTPAKIYYKFEGNNTSGSHKLNSAIAQAYYAKQQRLKGVTTETGAGQWGTALSMACAYLGLDCKVYMVKCSYEQKPFRREVMRVYGASVTPSPSPETEVGRRILAEHPGTTGSLGCAISEAVEVATTTPGYRYVLGSVLNQVLLHQSIIGVETKTALDKYGVKPDIIIGCAGGGSNLGGLISPFMGQKLRGEADYRFIAVEPASCPSFTRGRFAYDFCDTGMVCPLAKMYTLGSNFIPSANHAGGLRYHGMSPVLAQLYHDGLMEAVAVEQTKVFEAAEQFARVEGILPAPESSHAIRVAIDEALRCKETGEEKTILFGLTGTGYFDMVAYEKFHDGTMTDTIPTNAELEASFARLPKVPGQS